A single genomic interval of Microbacterium sp. LWO14-1.2 harbors:
- the treZ gene encoding malto-oligosyltrehalose trehalohydrolase, translating to MIGVWAPRAERVRLRRLTPGGAVIGEHELARDDRREGWWVSSLDLPEGERYGFVLGDGDALRPDPRSLRQPGGVHGPSAVFDTGLFEWDDSDWTGRQLAGGVIYELHVGTFTPDGTLDALIGRLDHLAGLGVTHVELLPVNAFNGQWNWGYDGVLWYAVHEGYGGPAAYQRFVEAAHERGLAVIQDVVYNHLGPSGNYLPEFGPYLRDGQSNTWGASVNLDEHEVREYIIENALMWLRDFHVDGLRLDAVHALHDSSPTHLLRELAERVDALSAHLGRPLTLIAESDMNDPTLILPREAGGYGLTAQWSDDWHHSAHVALTGETAGYYEDFADPEALVKVSQSGFFHDGTYSSFRERNHGSRIPETVPAWRLVTFAQDHDQIGNRAAGDRLSATLSPERLAVAAVLTLTTRGTPMLFMGEEWGASTPWQFFTSHPEPELGRATAEGRIAEFAKMGWDPAQVPDPQDPATFERSHLRWEEQEDPAHARLLSLYRRLTALRRERSELTDPDMTHTLAAVEHADAAPDARAFRIDRGAVAVLVNLTGTDVDFEIRPGDSVLLETADSRLQEDRITLGPDSAAIVGPPL from the coding sequence ATGATCGGCGTCTGGGCTCCCCGGGCCGAGCGCGTGCGCCTGCGACGCCTGACGCCGGGCGGCGCCGTGATCGGCGAGCACGAGCTCGCCCGCGACGATCGCCGCGAGGGCTGGTGGGTGTCGTCGCTCGACCTCCCCGAGGGCGAGCGATACGGGTTCGTGCTGGGCGACGGCGACGCCCTGCGCCCCGACCCCCGTTCGCTGCGTCAGCCGGGCGGCGTGCACGGTCCCTCGGCGGTGTTCGACACGGGCCTGTTCGAATGGGACGACTCCGACTGGACCGGTCGCCAGCTCGCCGGTGGCGTGATCTACGAGTTGCACGTCGGCACCTTCACGCCGGACGGCACGCTGGACGCGCTGATCGGGCGGCTCGACCACCTCGCAGGTCTCGGCGTCACCCACGTCGAGCTGCTCCCGGTCAACGCCTTCAACGGCCAGTGGAACTGGGGCTACGACGGCGTGCTCTGGTACGCCGTGCACGAGGGGTACGGCGGCCCTGCCGCGTATCAGCGGTTCGTGGAGGCTGCGCACGAACGCGGCCTCGCCGTGATCCAGGACGTCGTGTACAACCACCTCGGCCCGAGCGGCAACTACCTGCCCGAGTTCGGTCCGTACCTGCGCGACGGCCAGAGCAACACGTGGGGCGCGTCCGTGAACCTCGACGAGCACGAGGTGCGCGAGTACATCATCGAGAACGCGCTGATGTGGCTGCGCGACTTCCACGTCGACGGCCTGCGCCTCGACGCCGTGCACGCCCTGCACGACTCGAGCCCGACGCACCTGCTGCGTGAGCTCGCGGAGCGGGTCGATGCGCTCTCGGCGCATCTCGGCCGCCCGCTGACGCTGATCGCCGAGTCGGACATGAACGACCCGACGCTGATCCTGCCCCGCGAGGCCGGGGGCTACGGCCTCACCGCCCAGTGGTCGGATGACTGGCATCACTCCGCCCACGTCGCGCTGACCGGCGAGACCGCGGGGTACTACGAGGACTTCGCCGATCCCGAGGCGCTCGTGAAGGTGTCGCAGAGCGGGTTCTTCCACGACGGCACCTACTCGTCGTTCCGGGAGCGGAACCACGGCTCGCGGATCCCGGAGACGGTTCCCGCGTGGCGCCTGGTCACGTTCGCGCAGGACCATGACCAGATCGGCAACCGTGCTGCCGGAGACCGCCTGTCGGCGACGCTGTCTCCCGAGCGGCTCGCGGTCGCCGCGGTGCTGACCCTCACCACCCGCGGCACGCCGATGCTGTTCATGGGCGAGGAGTGGGGCGCGTCGACTCCGTGGCAGTTCTTCACCTCGCATCCCGAACCGGAACTCGGCCGGGCGACCGCTGAGGGACGCATCGCCGAGTTCGCGAAGATGGGCTGGGATCCGGCGCAGGTTCCCGACCCGCAGGATCCGGCGACCTTCGAGCGCTCGCATCTGCGCTGGGAGGAGCAGGAGGATCCCGCGCACGCGCGCCTGCTGTCGCTCTACCGCCGACTGACCGCGCTGCGACGCGAGCGATCCGAGCTCACCGATCCCGACATGACGCACACGCTGGCCGCCGTCGAGCACGCGGACGCGGCCCCGGACGCCCGGGCGTTCCGCATCGACAGGGGTGCAGTGGCCGTGCTCGTGAACCTCACCGGCACAGACGTCGACTTCGAGATCCGCCCCGGTGACTCGGTGCTGCTGGA